One genomic segment of Arachis duranensis cultivar V14167 chromosome 4, aradu.V14167.gnm2.J7QH, whole genome shotgun sequence includes these proteins:
- the LOC107485054 gene encoding nucleolar GTP-binding protein 1, with amino-acid sequence MVQYNFKKITVVPNGKDFVDIILSRTQRQTPTVVHKGYAISRLRQFYMRKVKYTQQNFHDKLSTIIDEFPRLDDIHPFYGDLLHVLYNKDHYKLALGQINTARNLIGKIAKDYVKLLKYGDSLYRCKCLKVAALGRMCTVIKRIGPSLAYLEQVRQHMARLPSIDPNTRTILICGYPNVGKSSFINKITRADVDVQPYAFTTKSLFVGHTDYKYLRYQVIDTPGILDRPFEDRNIIEMCSITALAHLRAAILFFLDISGSCGYSIAQQAALFHSIKSLFMNKPLIIVCNKTDLQPLEGISEEDMKLVIEMKSEALKTVIGQGGEATSDDSVLLTMSTLTEEGVISVKNAACERLLNQRVEVKMKSKKINDCLNRFHVAIPKQRDQKERPPCIPQAVLEAKAKEAAEKEKRKTEKDLENANGGAGVYSMNLRKHYILANDEWKEDILPEILDGHNVYDFIDPDILQRVEELEREEGIRQAEEENGEFEIDGAELTPEQQAALAEIRKKKSLLIQQHRIKKSNAESRPTVPRKFDKDKKFTSERMGRQLSSLGLDPSLAIQRMRSRSVSRRGRKRDRSPEGADGGDSMDVDGDTPGKKQRLSRSRSRSRSVSRPPHEVVPGEGLKNSAQKIKAIKLAKKSVMKRNKQARRGEADRVIPTLKPKHLFSGKRSTGKTDRR; translated from the coding sequence ATGGTGCAGTATAACTTCAAGAAGATTACGGTAGTGCCGAACGGGAAGGACTTTGTTGACATCATCCTCTCCCGTACCCAGCGCCAGACACCAACCGTCGTGCACAAAGGATATGCAATTTCCCGTCTCCGTCAGTTTTATATGCGAAAAGTGAAGTACACTCAACAAAATTTCCATGACAAGCTCTCTACcatcattgatgagtttcctCGCCTCGATGATATTCACCCATTCTACGGAGATCTCCTCCACGTGCTCTACAACAAAGACCATTACAAGCTTGCACTTGGACAGATCAACACTGCCAGGAATCTTATTGGTAAGATTGCAAAAGACTATGTGAAGCTGTTGAAGTATGGTGACTCGCTGTACCGGTGCAAGTGTCTGAAGGTTGCTGCTCTTGGTCGCATGTGCACTGTCATCAAGAGGATTGGCCCGAGTTTGGCTTACCTTGAACAGGTTAGGCAACATATGGCTAGGCTTCCGTCGATAGATCCAAACACCAGGACTATTTTGATTTGTGGCTACCCTAATGTTGGCAAGAGTTCATTCATTAACAAAATTACAAGAGCTGATGTGGATGTGCAGCCTTATGCTTTCACCACAAAGTCGCTGTTCGTTGGCCACACAGACTACAAATACCTTAGGTACCAAGTAATTGATACACCGGGTATTTTGGACAGGCCTTTTGAGGATCGAAATATTATTGAGATGTGCAGTATTACTGCTTTAGCTCATCTGAGAGCTGCAATACTGTTTTTCTTGGATATATCAGGGTCTTGCGGTTATAGTATTGCTCAGCAGGCAGCTCTATTTCACAGCATTAAGTCTTTGTTTATGAACAAGCCGCTGATCATAGTGTGCAACAAGACCGACTTGCAACCACTGGAGGGGATATCTGAGGAAGACATGAAGCTGGTCATCGAGATGAAATCTGAAGCCTTGAAGACTGTAATTGGCCAAGGAGGTGAGGCAACAAGTGATGACAGTGTGTTGTTGACCATGAGCACTTTGACTGAAGAAGGGGTGATTTCTGTGAAAAATGCAGCATGTGAGAGGCTACTGAATCAGAGGGTGGAGGTGAAGATGAAGTCAAAGAAAATTAATGACTGCTTGAATAGGTTTCATGTTGCGATACCAAAACAACGTGACCAGAAGGAAAGGCCACCATGCATTCCTCAGGCTGTTTTGGAAGCTAAAGCAAAAGAAGCAGctgaaaaggaaaagagaaaaaccgAGAAGGATCTGGAGAATGCGAATGGTGGAGCAGGTGTATACTCAATGAACTTGAGGAAGCATTACATTTTGGCTAATGATGAATGGAAAGAAGATATACTGCCAGAAATTTTGGATGGTCACAATGTGTATGACTTCATTGATCCTGATATTCTCCAAAGGGTTGAAGAGTTGGAAAGAGAAGAGGGCATAAGACAGGCAGAAGAGGAAAATGGCGAGTTTGAGATTGATGGAGCTGAGTTGACTCCAGAACAGCAAGCAGCTTTAGCTGagattagaaaaaagaaaagcttgcTCATCCAACAGCATAGGATTAAGAAGAGCAATGCGGAGAGCCGGCCAACTGTTCCTAGGAAATTTGACAAAGACAAGAAATTCACATCTGAAAGAATGGGAAGGCAGTTGTCTTCTCTGGGGCTTGATCCCAGTCTGGCAATCCAGAGAATGCGAAGTAGGTCTGTCTCTAGGAGAGGTCGGAAGAGGGACAGGTCACCTGAAGGTGCTGATGGTGGAGACAGTATGGATGTTGATGGTGATACACCTGGCAAGAAGCAGCGCCTGAGTAGGTCACGTTCACGATCCAGGTCTGTATCTCGCCCACCACATGAAGTTGTGCCTGGAGAGGGCTTAAAGAACTCTGCACAAAAGATCAAGGCGATTAAACTTGCAAAGAAATCTGTCATGAAGAGAAACAAGCAAGCTCGCCGCGGAGAAGCTGATAGAGTCATACCAACTCTTAAGCCGAAGCACTTGTTTTCTGGAAAGCGCTCCACTGGAAAAACCGATAGGCGCTGA
- the LOC107485020 gene encoding uncharacterized protein LOC107485020 produces MMLRVAVRWSCWNPMTSLPLPTIRFPRRPRLLRFPASNLLSPLSASAALAPSDSFSSSSSSSFHVDLQPYLRCSMPHKRLRVAVLLSGGVDSSVALRLLHAAGHSCTAFYLKIWFQEDFENFWSECPWEEDLKYAKAVCNQVEVPLEVVHLTDEYWNNVVSYIIEEYRCGRTPNPDVLCNTRIKFGAFLDAISGMGFDYVASGHYANVIHPCADQMEEPSVLELSQDMVKDQTYFLSHLSQSQLKQLLFPLGRISKDEVRRLATEFDLPNKDRKDSQGICFLGKIRFSEFVARHIGEREGIILEAETGDFLGKHRGLWFYTIGQRQGLHLPGGPWYVVEKDIKNNVVFVSRNYFSFDKTRRLFRVSSLKWLSGLPATQISKLQCKVRHGPGFYDCSFEMEVGKDGQESVAVVRLSEDDQGLAAGQFAAFYEGRKCIGSGVILESWDDQSFPVCAKGLEIARMEDKSKLGNPVKIKVKSEEVFVSTEVASKAC; encoded by the exons ATGATGCTGAGAGTGGCGGTGCGATGGAGCTGCTGGAACCCAATGACATCTCTTCCTCTCCCAACAATTCGATTCCCTCGCCGCCCACGTCTCCTCCGCTTCCCCGCCTCTAACCTCCTCTCTCCTCTGTCCGCCTCCGCGGCACTTGCTCCAAGTGactctttctcctcctcctcttcctcctccttccaTGTTGATCTCCAACCTTATCTCCGTTGCTCCATGCCTCACAAGCGCCTCCGAGTCGCAGTACTTCTCAGCGGCGGTGTTGACAGCAGCGTCGCCCTCCGGCTCCTCCACGCCGCCGGCCATTCCTGCACCGCCTTCTACCTCAAGATTTGGTTCCAA GAAGATTTTGAGAACTTTTGGTCAGAGTGCCCCTGGGAAGAGGATTTGAAGTATGCCAAAGCTGTTTGTAATCAG GTTGAGGTGCCATTAGAAGTTGTGCATTTGACCGATGAATACTGGAACAATGTG GTTTCTTACATCATTGAAGAGTATCGTTGTGGCCGAACTCCTAATCCGGATGTTCTCTGtaacacaagaataaaatttg GTGCATTTTTGGATGCAATAAGTGGTATGGGATTTGACTATGTTGCCTCCGGACATTATGCAAATGTTATCCACCCATGTGCAGATCAAATGGAGGAACCTTCTGTTCTAGAGCTGTCACAAGACATG gtgAAAGATCAAACGTATTTCCTTTCACACCTCTCACAGTCCCAACTGAAGCagcttctttttcctcttgggCGTATTTCCAAG GACGAAGTCCGCAGACTGGCAACAGAATTTGATCTTCCAAATAAGGATAGAAAGGATTCACAAGGTATATGCTTTTTGGGCAAG ATAAGGTTCAGTGAATTTGTTGCAAGACATATTGGGGAGAGGGAAGGTATCATACTAGAAGCTGAGACAGGAGATTTCCTTGGCAAACATCGGGGATTATGGTTTTATACTATTGGCCAGCGCCAGGGTTTACATCTACCTGGGGGCCCATG GTATGTTGTTGAAAAGGATATTAAAAACAATGTAGTCTTTGTGTCAAGAAATTACTTTTCCTTTGACAAAACTAGGCGCCTATTTCGTGTAAGCTCTTTAAAATGGTTGAGTGGGCTGCCTGCAACCCAGATAAGTAAGCTTCAATGCAAG GTGAGACACGGTCCGGGATTTTATGATTGTAGTTTCGAAATGGAAGTAGGAAAGGATGGTCAAGAAAGCGTTGCTGTTGTCCGGTTATCTGAAGATGATCAAGGCCTAGCAGCTGGGCAATTTGCGGCCTTCTATGAGGGAAGGAAATGCATAGGTTCCGGTGTGATTTTGGAGTCATGGGATGATCAAAGTTTTCCTGTATGTGCAAAAGGTTTAGAAATTGCAAGAATGGAAGATAAATCAAAGCTAGGAAATCCAGTCAAGATAAAAGTTAAATCAGAAGAGGTATTTGTTTCCACAGAGGTAGCAAGCAAAGCATGTTAA